ccCTCAACTCGCAACTCGGGGGGTGTTGTTCTTTGTTCTTGTTTCATAGTAGTTGCAATTAGACCCTCGACCAGCAACTAGGGGTTTTTGTCggcctagttgcaagtccaccctcgtcTTGCAACTCGGGAGGGTGTTGTTTTGTTTTCACCACAGTTGCAAGTCCATCCCCGACTTGCAACTCGAGGGATGTAGTTTGCAAtcgccccagttgcaagtccaccgtCGTCTCGCAACTCAGGGAGGGTGTCGTTTGTTGTTTGTTTTCACCCCAATTGCAAGTCCACACCCGACTTGCAACTCGAGGGACGTAGTTTGTAATCGCTCAGTTGCAAGTCAATCGTGTACTCGCAACTCGGGAGGGTGTAGTTTTGtagccctagttgcaagtccaccctcgactcgcaactcggGGGGTGTTGTTTTTTGTTCTTGTTTCATAGTAGTTGCAATTAGACCTTCGACCTGCAACTAGGGGTttctgtcggcccagttgcaagtccaccctcgactcgcaactcaGGAGGGTGTTGTTTTGTTTTCACCCCAGTTGCAAGTTCACCCCCGACTTGCAACTGAACATGTATTTTTTTTCATCCCAATTGCAAATCCACGCTCGACACGCAACTGGGCTTGTAGTTTATTATTCTCCCAATTGCAAGCCCATCCTTGAATCGCAAATGATATTTTAGTTTTGTGTAGTTGTCCGAGTTGTAAGTCCGCCCTCAACTTGCAACTAGGCTTGTAGTTTGTTTCGTCCCAATTGCACTTCCATCCTCTATTGGTTTTCTGGTTATTCTTTTGGtcttttctatttctttttttcttcttcttttgcttcgcattttgtttttaatttttttgaacattttcaaaTATATGAACAATTTTCAATTCATGAAATTTCTGGAGCTTTgtggtttatttattttgaatcGGCGAACATTTTCTGAATCCACGAACAATTTTAACACTTTTGGATGCACGATCAATTGTTCTGTATGTGTTTAAAAAATTATTTAGTGTATATTATAAAAATGTTTTACCGTATATTTAAAAGGGTTCTACGTATATTAAAAAAGGTTAAGtttgtatttaaaaaatatttagtGTGTATTAAAAAAGTTTAGTGAATATAATTTAAAAAGTTCATTGTATATAAAAAAGTTCACCGTATATTAAAAAATGTATATTACCACAAATTCGTGAACAtatttctgatttttttaatCAAACTTTGTCTTTTACTGAAAATTAATGCATAAAATATAAAGAGTGGAACGGGAAAGCAAGAACCAAAGGGCAAAAAAAAATCATTTATAGCCTATTAGAAGCTAGCGATCAGAGACAGGCCGCTAAAAAGTGGGCAATAAAACGCAAAAACTAACAAATCGATGGTAGAGCTACTTTACTTTCACTGATATACATCTGATCACTAGCTTTTCCTGGAAAAAAAAATCTGAGCCTTAGCTTCGAGTAGTGACACAACACAACTTATCAAGGTGCTTGCTGCTTCTCCCTACGTCGCCATCCGATCTAATATGATCTATTGATCTACCATGCACGCACAGGGAGAGACACATGTAGCAAGAAGGAATCTTCGGCTGGCTGATGCACAACGTAAAAAGCTAGCCTCACTACGAGCTGTCGGACGTATAGGCCGGCCCATCGAGGCGGACGTGAACGCGAAACTGGTTCGTTTGTTTCAGGCTTTATGACAAATCAAAATCGAACAAATAAGCTAAACAATAAAAAGATGACGATGACATCATACTTAGATGTGAGATATTATCTCACATCTAGATGTAATATAGACGGACCCATTTTATAATCCTCAGTGAAAACAACAGACGCAAGAAAAGTCGATTGTAAGCCGAATCAGTTCGGTCTGTTTCTGTCTCGGAGAGGAAGACTTGTTAATTATCAGACGACCAAGCACCTCTCAGACGATCAATCAGCTCCCCTTTCTTCAGCTTGGAGTAACCTCTCATCCCCCTCACCCTCGCCAAGTCCCTCAGCTCGGGCACCGTCATGCCCTCAAAATTTGGCTGCCCGTCTTGCTGCAGTCCCTCTGAAAGCACAAGCCACACACGCCTTGTCACAACGACAAGCGGATGATGATCCAGAGCAAAGGAAACAAACTACATCTGTGATGTTTTTCAGTTACCGTGTGGTTTCATCTTCGTGCCGGCATCTTCGAGCGTGTCAGCCGGCGACGACGGCTTCCTCGTCCTCCCGGGCGGCTTGGGAGAGTCCCTGGCAATGGCGGCCTGGATGGCCCCGAAGAACTCCATGAGCTCTTCTTTGCTGTGCTTCTTGACCGCCATTCTTGAAGTGGAGGACCCGTTGGCTTCTGCTCTGACCGTCAGGGAAGATGAGCACGGCAGAGAACCCCGCCGTGGAGCGCGATGGAGAGCAACATCTGCAGGTGCTACCAAATTCAGCGCTACAGACTTCACCAAAAGACCGCGTAGTTACTAGTTAACTGAGGTTTTCTCATCAGTGGTTACTGTTTTTATTTTCGAAAAATTAATCTGGCAAAGAGCAGAAGAAGTGATTTCCAGTGAACTGCCACTCGGTCAGATTGAAAGCGATACTGaaaccaagagaggaagctgtaACAGCAGAGACTACAATGGTGCCTGTTTTGTACTCCTATCCATTTATGCGACAAGTAATTCGgcacggagggagtagtatagtatGTATCATATAAAATCGTACAAAAAGTATAACCAGCGAGGCAGTGAGCACAAGGAGCTTAAACACACTGACCTTGATGAAAATGTTTTGTATCGAAAAGGAGATAACTACAATGTTTCATAATCACCTCTTTGGAGAGCAAATGATCCGGCGAAGGCCGCTTTTCGCAGAGGAGTGCGAGAGATTTGGTGATGCTGCATGAGAACTCCTCCCATttctcctctcttcttcctctgtGACAGTTGTGCTCTTACTCTGTGAGTGCTCTATCCTCTTTCTCAGCCACACGGAGATGGTAAATGATACCGACAGTCCATGAAATTTTACGTAAACACCCTCGTTAGAAAATGGTCTTTTTTTTAGCATCGATGGAGCAGAAAGGACTGTAGCTAACATGTGTCATTTTGTCAGTTTTACGGAATGTGAGGGGGCAAATGGCCAAAGAAGCAGCCTAATCCAGAAAGCTATCCACTGCAAGACCAAACCACGCCGACAGCGCGAATTTCGCGGCAAAATTTGAACTCCTCCCATGGCGACGCCTCCGGCAGCCTCCATTTCCAGCCACCTCCGAGctccgccgccatggccgcctccCAAGAGCACCAGCCAGAGAGCGAGGGTTCGGTGTGGCGTCCTCGCGCCGTCCGGCCAAGCCTTGGAGGCAGCCGCTCCTCCGAGGGACGCCGAGAAATCGCCAAACTGGCCCCCGAGCTCCGACGTGAACCTGCAGATTCAGCGGCTGTGTCGGTCGGGCGACTTGGCGGAGGCTTTGAGGTTGCTCGGCTCGGATGGGGTCGATGACCGGAGCTACGGCGCCGTGCTCCAGCTCTGCTCGGAGATGAGGTCGTTGGAGGGTGGGAAGAGAGCCCATTTCCTGGTTCGGGCATCTGGCCTTGGAGTAGATGGAATGGACAGTGTTCTTGGGCAGAAATTGGTGCTGATGTATTTGAAGTGTGGGGACTTGGGGAGTGCAAGAagggtgtttgatgaaatgcctcAAGTAAGTGATGTGCGTGTTTGGACTGCTCTGATGAGCGGTTATGCCAAGGCTGGTGATTTGCGAGAAGGTGTGTTGCTGTTTAGGAAGATGCACTGCTGTGGGGTTCGGCCGGACGCATACACCATTTCCTGCGTCTTGAAGTGCATTGCTGGTTTAGGCAGTATCGCGGATGGTGAGGTAGTTCATGGGTACCTTGAGAAGTTGGGTTTTGGCTCGCAGTGTGCAGTTGGAAATGCATTGATGGCTCTTTACTCAAGGTGTGGCTGTAACGAGGATGCTTTGCGGGTCTTTGAAGGAATGCCTCAGCGGGATGCTATTTCTTGGAATTCTGTGATCAGTGGATGCTTTTCAAATGGATGGCATGGCAGGGCTGTTGAGCATTTAAGCGAAATGTGGTTTGAAGGCCTGGAGATCGATTCTGTGACGATGCTCAGTGTTTTGCCTGCCTGTGCTGAATTAGGCTACGAGCTTGTTGGAAGAGTGATTCATGGGTACTCTGTGAAAACTGGATTACTGTGGGAGCTTGAGTCTTTGGAGAGAGGAGTAGATGAAAATCTGGGATCCAAATTGGTATTCATGTATGTGAAATGTGGTGAATTGGGCTATGCACGAAAGGTATTTGATGCAATGTCATCGAAAAGCAGCATACATGTGTGGAATCTACTGATGGGTGGGTATGCAAAGGTTGGTGAATTTCAAGAAAGCCTATTTCTTTTTGAGAAAATGCATGACAGTGGAATTGCCCCCGATGAGCACACCGTTTCATGCCTTGTAAAGTGCGTCACTAGTTTGTATAGTGCTAGGGATGGCCTAGTGGTTCATGGGTATCTTTTGAAGTTGGGTTTTGGTGCACAGTGTGCAGTTTGCAATGCAATGATATCATTCTATGCGAAATCCAATATGACTGAAGATGCACTCTTGGTATTTGATGGAATGCCTCATCGAGATGTCATTTCTTGGAATTCTATCATCAGTGGCTGCACTTTCAATGGATTACACAGCAAAGCTATTGAGCTATTTGTAAGAATGTGGTTACAAGGACAGGAGTTGGATTCAGCCACATTGTTAAGTGTTCTGCCTGCTTGTGCACAGTTGCGCCATTGGTTTCTAGGGATAGTAGTTCATGGGTATTCTGTGAAAACTGGATTGATCGGCGAGACATCTCTCGCTAACGTTCTTCTTGATATGTACTCAAATTGCTCAGATTGGCGTAGCACCAATAAGATATTCAGAAATATGGATCAGAAAAATGTTGTCTCATGGACAGCAATAATTACGAGTTATACCAGGGCTGGTCTTTTTGACAAAGTGGCTGGGTTACTCCAAGAAATGGCATTAGAAGGTATCAGACCAGATACCTTTGCAATTACCAGTGCTCTTCATGCTTTTGCTGGTAATGAATCGCTGAAAGAGGGCAAATCTGTACATGCATATGCCATCAGAAATGGAATGGAGAAGGTTCTTCCTGTTGTCAATGCGCTAATGGAAATGTATGCGAAATGTGGAAACATGGAGGAAGCAAGGTTGATTTTTGATGGCGTGATGAGTAAGGATGTGATATCATGGAATACACTGATAGGAGGCTACTCCAGGAATAATCTTGCCAATGAAGCGTTCAGTTTGTTCACTGAAATGCTGCTCCAATTCAGACCTAATGCCGTGACCATGAGCTGCATCCTTCCTGCCGCGGCAAGCCTTTCATCCCTGGAGCGAGGCAGAGAGATGCACACCTATGCCTTACGAAGAGGGTACTTGGAAGACGATTTTGTAGCCAACGCCCTCATGGACATGTATGTTAAGTGTGGTGCATTGCTGCTAGCTCGACGGTTGTTTGACAGGTTGAGCAGCAAGAACCTCATCTCATGGACCATCATGGTAGCGGGATATGGCATGCATGGCCGTGGCAGGGATGCCATTGCTCTCTTTGAGCAGATGAGGACCAGTGGCATTATGCCAGATGCAGCCTCGTTCAGTGCCATACTGTATGCTTGCAGCCATTCAGGTCTGAGAGACGAGGGATGGAGATTCTTCGATGCGATGTGTCATGAACACAGAATAGAGCCCAGGCTGAAGCACTACACCTGCATGGTTGACCTACTAACCAACACCGGCAATTTGAGGGAAGCTTACGAGTTCATCGAGTCGATGCCGATCGAGCCAGATTCAAGCATATGGGTCTCATTGCTGAATGGATGCAGAATTCACAGGGATATCAAGCTTGCAGAGGAGGTAGCAGAGAGGGTCTTTGAACTGGAACCTGAAAACACCGGATACTACGTTCTTCTTGCCAACATATATGCTGAAGCTGAGAGATGGGAGGCTGTAAGGAAGCTCAGGAACAAGATCGGCGGCCGAGGACTCCGGGAGAAAAGTGGCTGCAGCTGGATTGAGGCCAGGGGCAGGGTTCAGGTCTTCATCGCGGGCAACCGGAATCATCCGCAGGGGGAGAGGATCGCAGAGTTCCTGGATGAAGTTGCCAGAAGAATGCAGGAAGAAGGCCATGACCCAAAGAAGAGATATGCTCTGATGGGCGCTGACGACGCAGTGAACGGCGAATCACTCTGCGGTCACAGCTCGAAGCTCGCCGTCGCGTTTGGGGTGCTGAATCTGTCGGAAGGGCGCCCGATCCGCGTGACGAAGAACTCAAGGGTTTGCACCCACTGCCACGAGGCCGCCAAGTTCATATCCAAGATGTGCAGCAGAGAGATCATATTGAGGGATTCCAACAGGTTCCATCATTTTGAACAAGGCAGGTGCTCTTGCAGAGGTTACTGGTAACAACACCGCTGCTATGTGACAGTAATTAGTGAATCGGCTTGCCAGCTGCAGTATGTTCATAGCTGTTGCTAGAAATATATTAGCATGTAATATCACTGTATCACAATCACAACGTTTGGGGAAATGACTTTGGCCCGGATCTTTTTGCGCAGGATTCTCCAGAATCAAGATTCTGGAGAGCTGCTCACAGAATCTGCATTAGGATCCTAGTGAAAAACTGAAAATCAATAGGTGTATTCTCCTGTCTGAAACGTTTTCTTTTGAGGGAGTTGTCCAGAATCTTGAGAATCCAGGTTTTGGGAGGATTTTGAGTTGCACTAGGATTCTCCAGAATTCTGCCAAGATTTCCGAAGCAAAGTCGAGTTCTTTTGTTTTGTTGATTTTCCAGA
The Aegilops tauschii subsp. strangulata cultivar AL8/78 chromosome 3, Aet v6.0, whole genome shotgun sequence genome window above contains:
- the LOC109773710 gene encoding uncharacterized protein; this translates as MGGVLMQHHQISRTPLRKAAFAGSFALQRDVALHRAPRRGSLPCSSSLTVRAEANGSSTSRMAVKKHSKEELMEFFGAIQAAIARDSPKPPGRTRKPSSPADTLEDAGTKMKPHEGLQQDGQPNFEGMTVPELRDLARVRGMRGYSKLKKGELIDRLRGAWSSDN
- the LOC109773685 gene encoding pentatricopeptide repeat-containing protein DOT4, chloroplastic; amino-acid sequence: MATPPAASISSHLRAPPPWPPPKSTSQRARVRCGVLAPSGQALEAAAPPRDAEKSPNWPPSSDVNLQIQRLCRSGDLAEALRLLGSDGVDDRSYGAVLQLCSEMRSLEGGKRAHFLVRASGLGVDGMDSVLGQKLVLMYLKCGDLGSARRVFDEMPQVSDVRVWTALMSGYAKAGDLREGVLLFRKMHCCGVRPDAYTISCVLKCIAGLGSIADGEVVHGYLEKLGFGSQCAVGNALMALYSRCGCNEDALRVFEGMPQRDAISWNSVISGCFSNGWHGRAVEHLSEMWFEGLEIDSVTMLSVLPACAELGYELVGRVIHGYSVKTGLLWELESLERGVDENLGSKLVFMYVKCGELGYARKVFDAMSSKSSIHVWNLLMGGYAKVGEFQESLFLFEKMHDSGIAPDEHTVSCLVKCVTSLYSARDGLVVHGYLLKLGFGAQCAVCNAMISFYAKSNMTEDALLVFDGMPHRDVISWNSIISGCTFNGLHSKAIELFVRMWLQGQELDSATLLSVLPACAQLRHWFLGIVVHGYSVKTGLIGETSLANVLLDMYSNCSDWRSTNKIFRNMDQKNVVSWTAIITSYTRAGLFDKVAGLLQEMALEGIRPDTFAITSALHAFAGNESLKEGKSVHAYAIRNGMEKVLPVVNALMEMYAKCGNMEEARLIFDGVMSKDVISWNTLIGGYSRNNLANEAFSLFTEMLLQFRPNAVTMSCILPAAASLSSLERGREMHTYALRRGYLEDDFVANALMDMYVKCGALLLARRLFDRLSSKNLISWTIMVAGYGMHGRGRDAIALFEQMRTSGIMPDAASFSAILYACSHSGLRDEGWRFFDAMCHEHRIEPRLKHYTCMVDLLTNTGNLREAYEFIESMPIEPDSSIWVSLLNGCRIHRDIKLAEEVAERVFELEPENTGYYVLLANIYAEAERWEAVRKLRNKIGGRGLREKSGCSWIEARGRVQVFIAGNRNHPQGERIAEFLDEVARRMQEEGHDPKKRYALMGADDAVNGESLCGHSSKLAVAFGVLNLSEGRPIRVTKNSRVCTHCHEAAKFISKMCSREIILRDSNRFHHFEQGRCSCRGYW